In Perca flavescens isolate YP-PL-M2 chromosome 7, PFLA_1.0, whole genome shotgun sequence, the following proteins share a genomic window:
- the slc66a1 gene encoding lysosomal amino acid transporter 1 homolog — protein sequence MLTDGVLTRSSFGSATQGNLTSLCPNGTKWVWEGLGECAQDARDMASIYLGLLSILCFMVSSLPQYYSSCKTGNMDSALSIWFLLLWLGGDTCNLVGSFLADQLPLQTYTAVYYIIADLLMLAMYIYYKMRNRMVESRRVLHVVGVACVLGVTTSLVHLPGLCTEQEVIPSAFRSRALLSTSDIKTFTPKEIIGFTIGSLSSLLYLSSRLPQMYTNFKRKSTEGVSYFLFALIILGNTTYGLSVLLKNPEVDQGERSYMVHHLPWLIGSLGTLSLDLIISIQFIIYRKAKIELNVNHGETTPLIGS from the exons ATGTTGACAGATGGAGTCCTCACGCGGAGTTCCTTTGGATCGGCCACTCAAGGAAACTTAACTTCCCTGTGCCCTAATGGGACCAAATGGGTTTGGGAAGGGCTTGGGGAATGTGCCCAGGATGCGAGGGACATGGCCAGCATCTACCTAGGCCTCCTGTCCATCCTCTGCTTCATGGTGTCCTCCCTTCC ACAGTACTACAGCTCATGTAAAACAGGGAATATGGACAGCGCCCTCTCTATTTGGTTTCTGCTGCTGTGGTTGGGAGGTGACACCTGCAATCTGGTGGGCTCCTTCTTGGCAGACCAGCTTCCACTTCAG ACATATACAGCCGTTTATTACATCATAGCTGACCTGTTGATGCTGGCCATGTACATATACTACAAGATGAGGAACAGAATGGTGGAAA GCAGGAGGGTTTTGCATGTGGTGGGTGTAGCCTGTGTCCTGGGCGTCACCACAAGCCTCGTCCATCTGCCCGGGTTATGCACCGAACAGGAAGTAATTCCTTCTGCGTTCAGAAGTCGCGCCTTGCTCTCAACCTCTGACATCAAG ACTTTTACCCCTAAAGAGATTATTGGTTTCACCATCGGCTCTCTGTCGTCACTGCTATACCTCTCTTCCAGACTTCCCCAGATGTACACTAAT TTCAAGAGGAAGTCGACAGAAGGGGTGTCTTACTTCCTGTTTGCGCTGATCATCCTGGGAAACACCACGTACGGCCTGAGTGTCCTGCTGAAGAACCCTGAGGTGGATCAGGGGGAGAGAAGCTACATGGTCCATCACTTGCCGTGGCTCATCGGCAGCCTCGGCACTCTCTCCTTGGATCTCATT ATCTCCATCCAGTTCATAATTTACCGCAAAGCTAAGATTGAGTTGAACGTCAATCACGGCGAGACAACTCCTTTGATCGGGAGTTAA